From Pandoraea norimbergensis, the proteins below share one genomic window:
- a CDS encoding alpha/beta fold hydrolase, translating into MSTERPPLLMLPGLLCDQVAWAATAALLPEYDCRVPAWGALDTIEAMARHVLATVTEPRFAVAGHSMGGRIALEVVRLAPARVTHLALLDTGYQALPEGEAAEKERAGRAALLARSREAGMRAMGQVWATGMVHPDQIGTPLFDAILDMIERSHPDQFAAQIHALLGRPDATPQLAGIHCPTLVLCGRQDTWSPLARHEIMAGMMPHATLCVIEESGHMSPMERPQAVAAALRAWLATAPIDIHSDSTARLA; encoded by the coding sequence ATGAGCACCGAACGTCCCCCGTTGCTCATGCTTCCCGGCTTGCTCTGCGATCAGGTGGCGTGGGCCGCCACGGCCGCGCTGCTGCCGGAATACGACTGCCGTGTGCCCGCATGGGGCGCACTCGACACGATCGAGGCCATGGCGCGTCACGTGCTTGCGACGGTGACCGAGCCGCGCTTCGCCGTTGCCGGGCATTCGATGGGCGGGCGCATCGCACTCGAAGTGGTGCGTCTCGCACCGGCGCGCGTCACGCATCTCGCCTTGCTCGATACGGGGTATCAGGCCTTGCCCGAAGGCGAGGCTGCGGAGAAGGAGCGCGCAGGTCGCGCTGCGTTGCTGGCGCGCTCCCGTGAAGCGGGCATGCGCGCGATGGGGCAGGTGTGGGCCACCGGCATGGTGCATCCCGACCAGATCGGCACGCCGTTGTTCGACGCGATTCTCGACATGATCGAGCGCAGCCACCCCGACCAGTTCGCCGCACAGATTCACGCGCTGCTGGGCCGCCCGGACGCGACGCCGCAACTCGCAGGCATTCATTGCCCGACGCTGGTCCTGTGCGGCAGGCAAGACACGTGGAGCCCGCTCGCCCGGCACGAAATCATGGCCGGGATGATGCCTCACGCCACGCTGTGCGTGATCGAAGAGAGCGGCCACATGAGCCCGATGGAGCGCCCGCAAGCCGTTGCCGCCGCGCTGCGCGCATGGCTGGCTACGGCACCCATCGACATCCATTCCGATAGCACGGCACGACTCGCATGA
- a CDS encoding nuclear transport factor 2 family protein, whose protein sequence is MSAQDTTPEIDQNTLDAMLAKQACQDLVTRFAACNDRRDPQGLAALFTEKGVLVRPGSDPLVGQAAIAAAYADRPAERLTRHLVGNVLIDVTSGTGAIGSSTVLLWSGSTQDVAGPFGRPAQGRQVMGEFEDTFVKTAQGWRIARREARFTFVRDA, encoded by the coding sequence ATGAGCGCTCAAGACACGACACCCGAGATTGACCAGAACACCCTCGACGCCATGCTCGCCAAGCAGGCCTGTCAGGACCTCGTGACGCGGTTTGCCGCGTGCAACGACCGGCGCGATCCGCAAGGGCTTGCCGCGCTCTTCACCGAGAAAGGTGTGCTGGTGCGTCCGGGCAGCGACCCGTTGGTCGGGCAGGCGGCAATCGCGGCGGCGTATGCCGACCGTCCTGCCGAACGGCTCACGCGGCACCTCGTCGGCAACGTGCTGATCGACGTGACATCGGGCACCGGTGCCATCGGCAGCAGCACCGTGCTGTTGTGGAGCGGATCGACGCAAGACGTGGCGGGGCCGTTCGGGCGTCCCGCACAGGGGCGGCAGGTGATGGGCGAGTTCGAAGACACGTTCGTCAAGACGGCACAGGGTTGGCGCATCGCGAGACGCGAGGCGCGTTTCACGTTCGTGCGCGACGCGTGA